The following DNA comes from Lepeophtheirus salmonis chromosome 11, UVic_Lsal_1.4, whole genome shotgun sequence.
ACTTCCTACACCAAcgctaaatttttaaatgaggtACACACTTAATTAACACCcggattaattatattactctCTTATTAACGTATCCTTACTTCATCTCTTTTCATTTTCAGAGATATTTATTCAAACTTCAAGAATTCCTAGACAACTTGATTTCTGCGCTCCAAGCAAATCAATCTCGTCAAAAAGAGTTAAATgaagaaattcaaaatttgaacgATCAAAAGACTTTGTTCAAAAAAGATTTAGTTCGAAAAACCAATAGTAAACCCAGatccattatcatattttgtgCGCCATATTTCAAAGACGTTAGAATGTTTAGTCATCCGGATAACCAGGACACAACGTCTAGGAAATCCCTTGGAGAGCTCTCTGTCTACACGTTGCAACCACCAAAATGGTTGGAAATGGACaaaatcaagttaaaaaaagcTGTAGGTTTCTTCGGTTTCTcccttacatatatttttgcaaatatacatatttaaatttttttacgtaGGTTGTATCTGATGCCATTTATAAGCGCTCAAAAGACTTTTTAGaagaattaaatgatattaatcATAAGCTCTATAACGCCAAGGGAATTTCGACGGACGAGCTAAAgtctatggaaaataaaatctcGGTTCTTACAGAGAAAATTGCACAAATTAAACTAATTCCCGAGGATAAATTATTGATGGATCCAAACGAAGAATTTGATTGGCTCAAAATATCCGCACAAACAGTAGGATCACTGATCAGTAATTGTacaaatgtatgaatatatatatatttccttctagTTCAAAGGAGTATTCAATCACAAATGTGTCCGATGTATGTGGATGAATTTAATTCATCCGAGCATCAACAAAAAGTCTTGGTCAAAGGAAGAAGATGAAATATTGTTAGAATTGGCAGTTAGTTATTATCACAAGGATTGGGATGCAGTGGCTCGTGAGCTTAACACAAATAGACCAGCCTATCTTTGTTTTGTTCGATACCAACGTAAGCATAAAATTCTTGAATTTGCTCACAGAAAATGGTCAAAGGAGGAGGATCTTAGACTCTGTACCCTTGTTAAACAATGtcgtatatataattatattccttGGTTAAAGGTGagtatcattataaatatgtattggtGATGTATATAATAGATTTTCGGATTATCTGTATTTTAGAAGCATCCGTgcgaatattgaaaaaaatatctgcaTTTCTATCCGTAGTTCGAAAATGTTTATATCCTTCTTTAGATCTGATTCCCCATTGAATTAAGGCATCCTCTGAAGGCGAGAGAGTGCTGCTGTACCCAAATTATGTTCCATCTGAGCAACGATGTATCGAATATTTGTGGATTATCTGCATTTAAGAAATATTGCATTCAAATCtgcaaatttctaaaaatggatTAGATAAACTGTATTAAtgcatttttagatatttgatcATCACTAATATGTACagatgtatattttaaagaagttatctaattattatataatatgatcgTCTAGGTGTCTTATTATATGTCGAATGGACGTTCCAAAGATATGTGCTATCAAAGATATACTTTTTCAATCTCCGAGGAAATTTTAAAAGGACGTTTTAAGATTGAAGAAGATTTTATCATTATACTTGGAGTGCATGTTTTTGGAACAGAATGGAATAAAATCGTACGTTTCTTAAGAAATAGAACTTGTACTCAGGTTTTTTCTAGGTAAACACTTCAATGTATGTAAAAGGGTGTTTATGTCTCACAACGAgctttcaacatatttttataggtataatAGTTCTTTGAGTTCTAATTTATCTCCTTGGACGCTCAAAGAAGACAAAACCTTGCTTCAAACCATTAAAACCATGGGGACTAAGAATTGGAAGAATATATCTGATATTTTAACATCCAGAACGAGATATCAGTGTCGTAGAAGATTTGATGCGATTTATAACGTGTATCGAAAAGATCCGAAGTCCTTTGATTTGGAAAAATGTATGAAGTACTCAGATAACTGTTTCTCTCTGTCTAAAAGAAagcaagattatttttttacgagATTGGATGAGCTTTTGAAAAACTGTTTGGAGGCAGAAGGTATAGTTCTGAGTGAAAACGAACCCATACCTAGAGATTTCCTTCTGAGAGTAATGACGATATTGTCCGATAAGTTGGCCTACGGCACTGGGGAAACATCTCTTGGTACTAATGTAGTTGTACTTAAAAAGGGAAAATCTGTCACACTTAGTCCCAAAGAGTTGAAGATCAGAAACGattataatgacttttttcgAAAGAATATTTCCAATCCACAAGGACGAGAAAGGGGTAATATTTTTGCAGCAAACTGACCTGCTCAGAGCAAGAGTGTAACAGGATGAGATTTTTAGTTCTCTCTTCACATTGATATACACGTTTAATACTGTTATAATTctccatatttgaaaatatggactcaaagGCAATATACtacattacaaaaatgtaatatagtatttataaagttcttgattttgaaaactttaattggcgatatttcaaaataatattacactTGCTACACTTTTCCTCACGCATACGAATTGCATCTACTTATGAATTCGTTTGataatttctttgttattttagtTCGATTCAAAGAAAACGAAATGACAACTTTAGGACTGATCGGAACTTCTATATGGAATCTCCTTGACTGTAAAAATCACttgaatttgaatgaaatgTTCTTTAAAGGAGCGAGTGAAAAGGATCATCAATTATTTGACATAATTAAAAGTTGTCCAAAAGAATTTGTAAAGGATGAATCCTCCTCTCTGCAACCACAAAAGCCTCTTTTAAAGACttattctagaaaaaattctttaattcaCAAGAATTCTCAATCAAGGATTTCATCAAAGAAAACATCGGAAGTCTCTCCACCCACAACTTCTTCCTGTATTGCCTTAAGATATATTCTTTCATTCCTTACAGATCTAAATTCCAGGAGTAATGGTCCAtggaaaaaagaatcaaaaaaggCCCTTGAAAAGTCTAGAACAGAAGGGATTTTCGCTGAGAAATTTGCTGAAATGTTTTGGGCTCTTggcttaaataaattaaactcgACAAGTAGTGAAGCAGATAATTTACTCAACGATAGATTCATTTCTGTCTTTTTTTGGCCTGCGGTTCTTTCTACAATAAGGTGGGTAACATCAAATAACAAATTAActccaaacaaaataatatctttgtttttaGGTCAAAAAGATTCGATGACATTGCCTCACTCCAAGAGGGGTCAAACTCAATACTATCATCtccatcaaaatcaaaaagaattaaACTTATGTCCCCAAAGAAATGATCAAATGATTTGTCTTTTGTGAAGAGTATAAAACTATTATCTGTGTAATTGAGTATGATAATGATGGTCTAGAAGGGATTTGAAGTTGTCAATCATGACATATTTTCTCTCTCTGTTGATgacgttaattttt
Coding sequences within:
- the Pbp95 gene encoding snRNA-activating protein complex subunit 4 isoform X1 — its product is MEKKEVKNDDPISFQDIFSENFNSLIYNVDNNDEEDEVDIYADDPSPSHQEISESTNDADPNDVIILDLHKKEKSREEEILVEEEDIPENLPTSYTNAKFLNERYLFKLQEFLDNLISALQANQSRQKELNEEIQNLNDQKTLFKKDLVRKTNSKPRSIIIFCAPYFKDVRMFSHPDNQDTTSRKSLGELSVYTLQPPKWLEMDKIKLKKAVVSDAIYKRSKDFLEELNDINHKLYNAKGISTDELKSMENKISVLTEKIAQIKLIPEDKLLMDPNEEFDWLKISAQTFKGVFNHKCVRCMWMNLIHPSINKKSWSKEEDEILLELAVSYYHKDWDAVARELNTNRPAYLCFVRYQRKHKILEFAHRKWSKEEDLRLCTLVKQCRIYNYIPWLKVSYYMSNGRSKDMCYQRYTFSISEEILKGRFKIEEDFIIILGVHVFGTEWNKIVRFLRNRTCTQVFSRYNSSLSSNLSPWTLKEDKTLLQTIKTMGTKNWKNISDILTSRTRYQCRRRFDAIYNVYRKDPKSFDLEKCMKYSDNCFSLSKRKQDYFFTRLDELLKNCLEAEGIVLSENEPIPRDFLLRVMTILSDKLAYGTGETSLGTNVVVLKKGKSVTLSPKELKIRNDYNDFFRKNISNPQGRERVRFKENEMTTLGLIGTSIWNLLDCKNHLNLNEMFFKGASEKDHQLFDIIKSCPKEFVKDESSSLQPQKPLLKTYSRKNSLIHKNSQSRISSKKTSEVSPPTTSSCIALRYILSFLTDLNSRSNGPWKKESKKALEKSRTEGIFAEKFAEMFWALGLNKLNSTSSEADNLLNDRFISVFFWPAVLSTIRSKRFDDIASLQEGSNSILSSPSKSKRIKLMSPKK
- the Pbp95 gene encoding snRNA-activating protein complex subunit 4 isoform X2; the protein is MEKKEVKNDDPISFQDIFSENFNSLIYNVDNNDEEDEVDIYADDPSPSHQEISESTNDADPNDVIILDLHKKEKSREEEILVEEEDIPENLPTSYTNAKFLNERYLFKLQEFLDNLISALQANQSRQKELNEEIQNLNDQKTLFKKDLVRKTNSKPRSIIIFCAPYFKDVRMFSHPDNQDTTSRKSLGELSVYTLQPPKWLEMDKIKLKKAVVSDAIYKRSKDFLEELNDINHKLYNAKGISTDELKSMENKISVLTEKIAQIKLIPEDKLLMDPNEEFDWLKISAQTFKGVFNHKCVRCMWMNLIHPSINKKSWSKEEDEILLELAVSYYHKDWDAVARELNTNRPAYLCFVRYQRKHKILEFAHRKWSKEEDLRLCTLVKQCRIYNYIPWLKVSYYMSNGRSKDMCYQRYTFSISEEILKGRFKIEEDFIIILGVHVFGTEWNKIVRFLRNRTCTQVFSRYNSSLSSNLSPWTLKEDKTLLQTIKTMGTKNWKNISDILTSRTRYQCRRRFDAIYNVYRKDPKSFDLEKCMKYSDNCFSLSKRKQDYFFTRLDELLKNCLEAEGIVLSENEPIPRDFLLRVMTILSDKLAYGTGETSLGTNVVVLKKGKSVTLSPKELKIRNDYNDFFRKNISNPQGRERVRFKENEMTTLGLIGTSIWNLLDCKNHLNLNEMFFKGASEKDHQLFDIIKSCPKEFVKDESSSLQPQKPLLKTYSRKNSLIHKNSQSRISSKKTSEVSPPTTSSCIALRYILSFLTDLNSRSNGPWKKESKKALEKSRTEGIFAEKFAEMFWALGLNKLNSTSSEADNLLNDRFISVFFWPAVLSTIRWVKKIR